One Amorphoplanes digitatis genomic window carries:
- a CDS encoding tetratricopeptide repeat protein — translation MTSTARLVEVHRLAVAGHEAEIASVVGDLVGRVWLARSRFADVVRLAEQTLTLGEDAGALYDLGWAKRITGFPMEALAAYDRALDLFRAGHHRGNESATLTSIGLVYDGLGDRQQALNYYGQALPIVREVGDRAGEATTLNNIGSVHDALGDTRQALDYYGQALRIRREVGDRGGEAVTLSNIGLVHNRSGRPRRALDYYGQALPLMREVGDRAGEATTLNNIGTAHNELGDRQQALNYFGQALPIRREVGDRAGEASTLSNIGLVYDNMGDLQRALDYYGQALPIVREIGDRASETITRYNLAVTYRQLGELALAVAELERVVELDRQVGHPDLEADTATLERLRREQAGS, via the coding sequence ATGACGTCGACGGCGCGGCTGGTGGAGGTGCATCGCCTGGCGGTGGCCGGCCACGAGGCGGAGATCGCGAGCGTGGTGGGTGACCTGGTCGGCCGGGTGTGGCTGGCCCGGTCGCGGTTCGCCGACGTCGTCCGGCTGGCCGAGCAGACCCTGACCCTGGGTGAGGACGCCGGCGCCCTGTACGACCTGGGCTGGGCCAAGCGGATCACCGGTTTCCCGATGGAGGCGCTGGCCGCCTACGACCGCGCGCTGGACCTGTTCCGGGCCGGCCACCACCGCGGGAACGAGTCCGCCACGTTGACCAGCATAGGCCTCGTGTACGACGGGCTGGGCGACCGGCAGCAGGCGCTGAACTACTACGGTCAGGCCCTGCCGATCGTGCGGGAGGTCGGTGACCGGGCCGGCGAGGCCACCACGCTGAACAACATCGGCAGCGTGCACGACGCGTTGGGCGACACGCGGCAGGCCCTGGACTACTACGGGCAGGCGCTGCGGATTCGCCGCGAGGTCGGTGACCGGGGCGGCGAGGCGGTCACGTTGAGCAACATCGGCCTCGTGCACAACAGGTCGGGCCGGCCGCGGCGGGCGCTGGACTACTACGGGCAGGCCCTGCCCCTCATGCGCGAGGTCGGCGACCGGGCCGGCGAGGCCACCACGCTGAACAACATCGGCACCGCGCACAACGAACTGGGCGACCGGCAGCAGGCGCTGAACTACTTCGGCCAGGCCCTGCCGATCCGCCGCGAGGTCGGCGACCGGGCCGGCGAGGCCTCCACGCTGAGCAACATCGGCCTCGTGTACGACAACATGGGCGATCTCCAGCGGGCGCTGGACTATTACGGCCAGGCGCTGCCCATCGTGCGGGAGATCGGCGACCGGGCCAGTGAGACGATCACGCGATACAACCTCGCGGTGACCTACCGCCAGCTGGGCGAGCTCGCCCTTGCCGTCGCCGAGCTGGAGCGGGTGGTGGAGCTGGACCGGCAGGTCGGCCACCCCGACCTGGAGGCCGACACCGCCACGCTGGAACGCCTCCGCCGGGAACAGGCCGGATCATGA
- a CDS encoding tetratricopeptide repeat protein, with amino-acid sequence MTSTARLVEVHRLAVAGRDAAVARDVGDRVGRVWLVRSRFADVIRLAEQTLTLGEDADALYHLGWGRRATGSPVDALAAYDRALGLYRASRNRGSESATLSNIGNVHAGLGDRQRALDYYGQALLIVREVGDRAGEATTLNNIGQAYNGLGDRQQALDYYGQALPIRREVGDRAGEAATLNNIGLVQHGLGDRQRALDYYGQALPILREVGNRVGEATTLNNIGSVYDSAGDQQQALDYYRQALPILCEIGDRASEAVTRFNLALTHRQLGDLDRAVAELELVVELDRQVGHPDLEADTAMLELLRREQAGS; translated from the coding sequence GTGACGTCGACGGCGCGGTTGGTGGAGGTGCACCGCCTGGCGGTCGCCGGCCGCGACGCCGCGGTCGCGCGTGACGTGGGTGACCGGGTCGGCCGGGTGTGGCTGGTCCGGTCGCGGTTCGCCGATGTGATCCGGCTGGCCGAGCAGACCCTGACCTTGGGCGAGGACGCCGACGCCCTGTACCACCTGGGGTGGGGCAGACGCGCCACCGGTTCCCCGGTGGACGCGCTGGCCGCCTACGACCGCGCACTGGGCCTGTACCGGGCGAGCCGCAACCGCGGGAGTGAATCCGCGACGTTGAGCAACATCGGCAACGTCCACGCCGGGTTGGGCGACCGGCAGCGGGCGCTCGACTACTACGGACAGGCGCTGCTGATCGTGCGGGAGGTCGGTGACCGGGCCGGCGAGGCCACCACGCTGAACAACATCGGCCAGGCGTACAACGGGTTGGGAGACCGGCAGCAGGCGCTGGACTACTACGGACAGGCCCTGCCGATCCGCCGGGAGGTCGGCGACCGGGCCGGCGAGGCCGCCACGCTGAACAACATCGGCCTCGTGCAGCACGGGCTGGGCGACCGGCAGCGGGCGCTGGACTACTACGGACAGGCCCTGCCGATCCTGCGGGAGGTCGGTAACCGGGTCGGCGAAGCCACCACGCTGAACAACATCGGCAGCGTGTACGACAGCGCGGGCGACCAGCAGCAGGCGCTGGACTACTACCGGCAGGCCCTACCGATCCTGTGTGAGATCGGCGATCGGGCCAGTGAGGCCGTCACGCGGTTCAACCTCGCGTTGACCCACCGTCAGCTGGGCGACCTCGACCGGGCCGTCGCCGAGCTGGAGCTGGTCGTCGAGCTGGACCGGCAGGTCGGCCACCCCGACCTCGAGGCCGACACCGCAATGCTGGAGCTCCTCCGCCGGGAACAGGCCGGATCATGA
- a CDS encoding tetratricopeptide repeat protein — MTSAARLVEVHRLAVAGREAGIAGDVGRRVCRVWLGRSRFADVIRLAEQTLTLGEDATAIYHLGWAKQVTGFPMEALAAYDRALVLYRASRNRWNEAATLNNIGLVHDGLGDRQLALEYYEQALPIRREVGDRAGEAVTLNNIGLVSNGLGDRQQALDYFRQVLPIQREVGDRAGEATTLNNIGSVHNGLGDHQQALDYYGQALPIRREVGDRAGEAATLNNIGLVYDGLGDQQQALNYYWQALPIVREIGDRAGEAITRYNLAVIYHQLGQLDRTVAELELVVELDRQVSHPDLEADTAMLERVRQERAGS; from the coding sequence ATGACGTCGGCGGCCCGGCTGGTGGAGGTGCATCGCCTGGCGGTGGCCGGCCGCGAGGCCGGGATCGCGGGTGATGTGGGGCGCCGGGTCTGTCGTGTGTGGTTGGGACGGTCGCGGTTCGCCGATGTGATCCGGCTGGCCGAGCAGACCCTGACCCTGGGCGAGGACGCCACGGCCATCTACCACCTGGGGTGGGCCAAGCAGGTCACCGGTTTCCCGATGGAGGCGCTGGCCGCCTACGACCGCGCACTGGTCCTGTACCGGGCGAGCCGCAACCGCTGGAACGAGGCCGCCACCTTGAACAACATCGGCCTCGTACACGATGGATTGGGCGACCGGCAGCTGGCCCTGGAGTATTACGAGCAGGCCCTGCCGATCCGCCGGGAGGTCGGCGACCGGGCCGGCGAGGCCGTCACGTTGAACAACATCGGCCTCGTGTCCAACGGGCTGGGCGACCGGCAGCAGGCGCTGGACTACTTCCGGCAGGTCCTGCCGATCCAGCGGGAGGTCGGTGACCGGGCCGGCGAGGCCACCACGCTGAACAACATCGGCAGCGTGCACAACGGGCTGGGCGACCACCAGCAGGCGCTGGACTACTACGGCCAGGCGCTGCCGATCCGCCGGGAGGTCGGCGACCGGGCCGGCGAGGCCGCCACGTTGAACAACATCGGCCTGGTGTACGACGGGCTGGGCGACCAGCAGCAGGCGCTGAACTATTACTGGCAGGCGCTGCCGATCGTGCGGGAGATCGGTGACCGGGCCGGCGAGGCGATCACGCGGTACAACCTCGCGGTGATCTACCACCAGCTGGGCCAGCTCGACCGGACCGTCGCCGAGCTGGAGCTGGTGGTGGAGCTGGACCGGCAGGTAAGCCACCCCGACCTGGAGGCCGACACCGCCATGCTGGAACGCGTACGCCAGGAACGGGCCGGATCGTGA
- a CDS encoding DUF6884 domain-containing protein — protein sequence MKTKTATPAPARQLYCSPLFDRRRRYAEQRGLSWYVLSAEHGLVAPDTLLEPYDVDLSEQTNQYRGAWAQWVVAKLRQIDGDLAGRRVEIHAGDAYATTLVPLLSAAGADVRRPLARLSMGRQLAWYDDVNKPDAAAPFAELTILDGPHSLPPFSHRWPDGPEEFDGGAALVVQNGVSRHHIRIGTGVRAAYGRDRRRMVVWVDGRPVAGGFGTDDHAHTRRLASTVKDADGRPLGPADPLPVHYLGFPLVRLADVVTGPGPRDAMAVHLPEADTAAWAAYAVARLRTSQSDVPATARRRTPGPTSRGRRRWWGNSWRTGAGTPKNRRESPSGTRPTRLPTRWCSETRSPSFSRSSSTRESPPSGPGGHRTICGNGWDISTRRRSPPTRARSPMRWRGLRRCTGT from the coding sequence ATGAAGACCAAGACCGCGACGCCGGCTCCCGCACGTCAGCTCTACTGCTCGCCGTTGTTCGATCGCCGCCGAAGGTACGCCGAGCAGCGGGGGCTCAGCTGGTACGTCCTCAGCGCCGAGCATGGTCTCGTAGCGCCCGACACGTTGCTCGAGCCATACGATGTGGATCTTTCTGAACAGACGAATCAGTACCGCGGCGCATGGGCGCAGTGGGTGGTCGCCAAACTGCGCCAGATCGACGGTGATCTTGCCGGGCGTCGCGTCGAGATACACGCCGGCGATGCGTACGCCACCACCCTCGTGCCGCTGCTGTCCGCTGCCGGGGCGGACGTGCGGCGGCCGCTGGCCCGGTTGTCGATGGGACGCCAACTCGCCTGGTACGACGACGTCAACAAGCCCGACGCGGCGGCGCCGTTCGCTGAACTCACCATCCTCGACGGTCCGCACTCCCTGCCGCCGTTCTCGCATCGCTGGCCGGACGGCCCGGAGGAATTCGACGGCGGGGCGGCGCTGGTCGTGCAGAACGGTGTCAGCCGGCACCACATCAGGATCGGTACCGGCGTACGCGCGGCGTACGGCCGCGACCGGCGGCGGATGGTGGTGTGGGTCGACGGCCGGCCCGTGGCGGGAGGATTCGGCACCGACGACCATGCGCACACCCGCCGCTTGGCGAGCACGGTGAAGGACGCCGACGGCCGGCCGCTCGGGCCGGCTGATCCGCTTCCGGTGCACTACCTGGGCTTCCCCCTGGTGCGGCTCGCCGACGTGGTCACCGGACCGGGCCCGCGCGACGCGATGGCGGTCCACCTGCCCGAGGCGGATACGGCGGCGTGGGCCGCGTACGCCGTCGCCCGGCTGCGGACCTCGCAGTCCGATGTGCCGGCCACCGCCCGCCGCCGGACGCCGGGGCCGACGTCAAGGGGCCGACGGCGGTGGTGGGGCAACTCCTGGCGTACGGGCGCCGGCACGCCGAAGAACAGGCGGGAAAGCCCGTCCGGTACACGCCCCACGCGGCTGCCAACGCGCTGGTGCTCGGAGACCCGTTCGCCTTCCTTCTCGCGGTCATCTTCGACCAGGGAATCCCCGCCGAGCGGGCCTGGCGGGCACCGTACGATCTGCGGCAACGGCTGGGACATCTCGACCCGGCGACGATCGCCGCCGACCCGGGCGCGGTCGCCGATGCGGTGGCGCGGGCTCCGGCGCTGCACCGGTACGTGA
- a CDS encoding Hsp70 family protein, whose amino-acid sequence MQYGLGVDLGTTQTAAAVRVDGRVEVVRLGGRRAEIPSLVFVRPDGGLLIGEAAERRGHTEPGRLAREFKRRIGDPVPILVGGVPFSAHALTAKLLRHVLDTVAQLQGGPPAVLTVTHPANWGPYKREQLDQALRLADTGPVLLRTEPEAAALQHATARRIAPGETVAVYDLGGGTFDAAVLRRDGEGFQLLGEPEGIEQLGGADFDEAVFGHVIGVLGGMIEGLNPDEPDVITALARLRRDCVEAKEALSFDTEVMIPVALPGLHTRVRLNRSELESMIAPALEDTVTAMHRALRQAGVAPGELDAVLLAGGSSRIPLVSQLLSTAFDRPIVADPHPEHSIALGAAVSTALITGGVSPFAGAVAPPTKPRTAAATGTAADSGPASTPGTPGTPADAVAGTAAGTVAPAGGAGARAVPAAATAATAATTAGAAPAARSTVAQAKPASGAGTPVAVPHETGAAPASRSTATQAKPASGTGTPVAVPHEPGANGASAATTQVMPGAGGPPTTVVPGRSAAPGAGNPAGTAYGSAAPVAFSRGAAAVPGTTQQFGAVPPGGAAPPVAPGSPITYPPMPPGLAGDEPPRRNARLLIMAGALTLAVIAGTTAVVIALNRGDDAGKDDTAAQPPASPSAAPPPYPTDTMLIRVDTGDDWPKGTTAIKLLTPGSPERTLISDNGADVLPEWSRDRKKIALTRRVSADNNEIWVMDADGGNAKKVIDDVTGGRTTWSADGTKLAFMRKVDGKAQIFVLKIGESDPTQLTSSDIVKDDPAWSPDGKTIAYWAEIDGERQIYLLTVKDPQEPGKQITKGDQGPAYDPAWSPDGTTIAYTHGTGPGISDIWLVGSDGKNARELTSDPEREMDPSWAPGNTGWLAFTRGVLEKPKITIIKSDGTDEETLTQGDAREGHPCWS is encoded by the coding sequence ATGCAGTACGGCTTGGGTGTCGACCTCGGCACGACCCAGACGGCGGCAGCGGTCCGCGTCGACGGGCGCGTCGAGGTGGTCCGGCTGGGCGGGCGCCGGGCCGAGATCCCGTCACTGGTCTTCGTGCGCCCCGACGGCGGCCTGCTCATCGGCGAGGCGGCCGAGCGCCGCGGTCACACCGAGCCCGGCCGGCTGGCCCGCGAGTTCAAGCGCCGCATCGGCGACCCGGTGCCGATCCTGGTCGGCGGGGTGCCGTTCTCGGCGCACGCGCTGACCGCCAAGCTGCTGCGCCACGTCCTCGACACCGTCGCCCAGCTGCAGGGCGGGCCGCCGGCGGTGCTGACCGTGACGCACCCGGCGAACTGGGGACCCTACAAGCGCGAGCAGCTCGACCAGGCGCTGCGGCTGGCCGACACCGGGCCGGTGCTGCTGCGCACCGAGCCCGAGGCCGCCGCGCTGCAACACGCGACCGCCCGCCGGATCGCGCCGGGCGAGACCGTCGCGGTCTACGACCTGGGCGGCGGCACGTTCGACGCGGCCGTGCTGCGCCGCGACGGCGAGGGCTTCCAGCTGCTCGGCGAGCCGGAGGGCATCGAGCAGCTCGGCGGCGCCGACTTCGACGAGGCGGTCTTCGGACACGTCATCGGCGTGCTCGGCGGCATGATCGAGGGCCTGAACCCCGACGAGCCGGACGTGATCACCGCCCTGGCCCGGCTGCGCCGCGACTGCGTCGAGGCCAAGGAGGCCCTGTCCTTCGACACCGAGGTGATGATCCCGGTGGCGCTGCCCGGGCTGCATACCCGGGTCCGGCTGAACCGCTCCGAACTGGAGTCGATGATCGCCCCCGCGCTCGAGGACACGGTGACGGCGATGCACCGGGCGCTGCGCCAGGCCGGGGTGGCGCCGGGCGAGCTCGACGCGGTGCTGCTTGCCGGCGGCTCGTCGCGGATTCCGCTGGTCAGCCAGCTCCTGTCGACGGCGTTCGACCGGCCGATCGTGGCGGACCCGCATCCGGAGCACAGCATCGCGCTGGGCGCGGCGGTGTCGACGGCGCTGATCACCGGCGGGGTGTCGCCGTTCGCCGGGGCGGTCGCGCCGCCCACCAAGCCCCGCACCGCCGCAGCCACAGGCACAGCCGCGGACTCGGGCCCGGCGTCCACGCCCGGCACGCCCGGCACGCCCGCCGACGCGGTCGCCGGGACAGCCGCCGGAACGGTCGCCCCCGCGGGTGGCGCCGGTGCCCGGGCCGTGCCCGCCGCCGCTACCGCCGCCACCGCCGCCACCACCGCCGGCGCGGCCCCGGCCGCGAGGTCGACCGTGGCCCAAGCCAAGCCCGCGTCCGGCGCGGGCACTCCGGTCGCCGTGCCGCACGAGACCGGCGCGGCCCCGGCCTCGAGGTCGACCGCGACCCAGGCCAAGCCCGCGTCCGGCACGGGCACTCCGGTCGCTGTGCCGCACGAGCCAGGCGCGAACGGCGCGAGTGCCGCCACGACGCAGGTCATGCCCGGTGCCGGCGGCCCGCCCACCACGGTCGTGCCAGGCCGGTCCGCCGCGCCCGGCGCCGGCAACCCGGCCGGCACCGCCTACGGCTCCGCGGCGCCGGTCGCCTTCTCCCGCGGCGCGGCCGCCGTGCCCGGCACCACGCAGCAGTTCGGTGCGGTACCGCCCGGCGGCGCGGCCCCGCCCGTGGCACCCGGCTCCCCCATCACCTACCCGCCGATGCCGCCGGGCCTGGCCGGTGACGAGCCGCCCAGGCGCAACGCCCGCCTCCTGATCATGGCCGGCGCGCTGACCCTCGCCGTCATCGCCGGAACCACGGCGGTCGTGATCGCCCTCAACCGCGGCGACGACGCCGGCAAGGACGACACCGCCGCCCAGCCACCGGCCTCACCGTCGGCCGCCCCGCCGCCGTACCCGACGGACACCATGCTCATCCGCGTCGACACCGGCGACGACTGGCCGAAGGGCACGACCGCCATCAAGCTGCTCACCCCGGGCAGCCCGGAGCGCACGCTGATCTCCGACAACGGCGCCGACGTGCTGCCCGAATGGTCCCGGGACCGCAAGAAGATCGCCCTGACCCGCCGGGTGTCCGCGGACAACAACGAGATCTGGGTGATGGACGCCGACGGCGGCAACGCCAAGAAGGTGATCGACGACGTCACCGGCGGCCGCACCACCTGGTCCGCCGACGGCACCAAGCTCGCGTTCATGCGCAAGGTCGACGGCAAGGCGCAGATCTTCGTCCTCAAGATCGGCGAGTCCGACCCGACCCAGCTCACCTCGTCGGACATCGTCAAGGACGACCCCGCCTGGTCCCCCGACGGCAAGACGATCGCCTACTGGGCCGAGATCGACGGCGAACGACAGATCTACCTGCTGACGGTCAAGGACCCCCAGGAGCCCGGCAAACAGATCACCAAGGGCGACCAGGGCCCCGCGTACGACCCGGCGTGGTCACCGGACGGCACGACGATCGCCTACACCCACGGCACCGGCCCCGGCATCTCCGACATCTGGCTGGTCGGCAGCGACGGCAAGAACGCCCGGGAGCTGACCTCCGACCCCGAACGGGAGATGGACCCGTCCTGGGCACCGGGCAACACCGGGTGGCTGGCGTTCACCCGCGGCGTGCTGGAGAAGCCGAAGATCACCATCATCAAGTCGGACGGCACCGACGAGGAGACCCTCACCCAGGGCGACGCCCGCGAGGGCCACCCCTGCTGGTCCTGA
- a CDS encoding COG1470 family protein — MELTLPTTPVTLPPGVAVRVPVALRNPSLAARDVRITVARGRASGWASVDPPTATLGPGATTTVEVVLRAPADQPPSASLVPFTVHAEDTTSGATAGFATGLLTVALPVPVTGDLTPRPGAAQTFDLRLGNDGGYPADLRISAKLDPPGGSAEARPEAARLEAGASLSVVLHARPARPLVGAPRPYAVIVSVYDGAAEDRRPLLTAVGTGTRRPRLPNWAAGTIAVLLALGATAAVAISGVRMPLPGRNRAAAPPSVAASAPVPAAPVGRPFVLVDVFPHRGADGGQAAAEAQRAKLAAAGMQVRLVDSLASDELADDGAGFWVLLHDGFASPGAAQDFCTQWRTVAPKCTVTP; from the coding sequence GTGGAACTGACCCTGCCGACGACGCCCGTGACCCTGCCGCCGGGCGTCGCGGTCCGGGTGCCGGTCGCGCTGCGCAACCCGAGCCTCGCCGCGCGCGACGTCCGGATCACCGTCGCCCGCGGGCGCGCCTCCGGCTGGGCCTCGGTCGATCCGCCGACGGCCACGCTGGGGCCCGGCGCGACGACGACGGTCGAGGTGGTGCTGCGTGCCCCCGCCGACCAGCCGCCGAGCGCGTCGCTGGTGCCGTTCACCGTGCACGCCGAGGACACCACCAGCGGCGCCACCGCGGGCTTCGCCACCGGGCTGCTCACGGTCGCCCTTCCGGTGCCGGTGACCGGGGACCTGACGCCGCGGCCCGGCGCCGCGCAGACCTTCGACCTGCGCCTGGGCAACGACGGCGGCTACCCCGCCGACCTGCGGATCAGCGCCAAGCTGGACCCGCCGGGCGGCAGCGCCGAGGCCCGGCCCGAGGCCGCCCGGCTGGAGGCGGGCGCGTCGCTCTCGGTCGTCCTGCACGCCCGGCCGGCCCGTCCCCTGGTGGGCGCGCCGAGGCCGTACGCCGTGATCGTCTCGGTGTACGACGGCGCCGCGGAGGACCGGCGACCGCTGCTGACCGCCGTGGGCACCGGCACACGCCGGCCACGGCTGCCGAACTGGGCCGCCGGCACCATCGCCGTGCTGCTCGCCCTCGGCGCCACCGCCGCGGTCGCGATCTCCGGCGTACGCATGCCGCTGCCCGGCCGCAACCGCGCCGCCGCGCCGCCCAGCGTCGCCGCGTCCGCGCCCGTGCCGGCCGCACCCGTCGGACGGCCGTTCGTCCTGGTCGACGTCTTCCCGCACCGCGGCGCGGACGGCGGTCAGGCGGCCGCCGAGGCGCAGCGGGCCAAGCTCGCCGCCGCCGGCATGCAGGTCCGGCTGGTCGACAGCCTCGCCTCGGACGAGCTGGCCGACGACGGCGCCGGCTTCTGGGTGCTGCTGCACGACGGCTTCGCCTCCCCCGGCGCGGCACAGGACTTCTGCACGCAGTGGCGGACGGTGGCGCCCAAGTGCACGGTCACACCATGA
- a CDS encoding NlpC/P60 family protein, giving the protein MPRYSAEQIYGFARRAGFTPDEAATMTAISLAESGGNSRAHNPHGEDSRGLWQINGRAHPGLMAKYNLYDPQDNAKAAYEVSRHGADISPWTVTHGGSGARYLRHREEAQSAAVSYGDGPGRGVWSGTPGYGHTVSADRPGGVVSSLVQPADGGGNAALDEFLRVAKAQIGDRYVFGAEVKLKDEDPDVFDCSEFTQWAAHQAGTTIPDGATAQYLHLKEKGLLIPVSEAKDTPGALLFSFDREPRPGDGRTPGAHVAISLGDGRVVEAANPRAGVRESNAANRFEYAAVLPGISDGTGTPLATPAALPDPGPLPLPAPLPAALPPPELGGADTDRDGLSDALERRQGMDPLRADTDGDNLTDAQEMVTYRTDARKADTDGDQLNDAFELAQGLDPRSPDSDADGHLDGSLAPLQTDTDRDGLDDALEQVLGLNARLSDSDADGFSDALEVNSGSNPLDGRDNPLLHGTGAPDTAQPSPLPGGDQLGADTLTAGQLTGGQVGAGPVAGGQIAGQVGDPVNLP; this is encoded by the coding sequence ATGCCGAGATACTCCGCGGAACAGATCTACGGTTTCGCCCGTCGTGCCGGGTTCACCCCCGACGAGGCCGCGACGATGACCGCGATCTCCCTTGCCGAGTCCGGTGGCAACAGCAGGGCGCACAACCCGCACGGCGAGGACTCGCGCGGGCTGTGGCAGATCAACGGCCGCGCGCACCCCGGCCTGATGGCCAAGTACAACCTCTACGACCCACAGGACAACGCGAAAGCGGCCTACGAGGTCTCCCGGCACGGCGCGGACATTTCACCGTGGACGGTCACCCACGGCGGCAGCGGCGCCCGCTATCTGCGCCACCGGGAGGAGGCGCAGAGCGCGGCGGTCTCCTATGGGGATGGTCCGGGCCGCGGCGTCTGGTCCGGTACGCCTGGCTACGGCCACACGGTCTCCGCCGACCGGCCCGGCGGGGTGGTGAGCAGCCTCGTACAACCGGCCGACGGCGGCGGCAACGCGGCCCTCGACGAATTCCTGCGGGTCGCCAAAGCGCAAATCGGGGACCGTTATGTCTTCGGCGCGGAGGTGAAGCTTAAGGACGAGGACCCGGACGTCTTCGACTGCTCCGAATTCACCCAGTGGGCCGCGCATCAGGCCGGAACGACAATCCCGGACGGCGCCACCGCGCAATACCTGCACCTGAAGGAGAAGGGCCTGCTGATCCCGGTCTCCGAGGCCAAGGACACGCCGGGCGCGCTGCTCTTCTCCTTCGACCGCGAGCCGCGGCCCGGCGACGGCCGCACCCCCGGCGCGCACGTCGCGATCAGCCTCGGCGACGGCCGGGTGGTCGAGGCCGCGAACCCCCGGGCCGGCGTCCGGGAGTCGAACGCGGCCAACCGCTTCGAGTACGCGGCGGTGCTGCCCGGCATCTCCGACGGCACCGGCACCCCGCTCGCCACCCCGGCCGCGCTGCCCGACCCCGGCCCCCTGCCGCTGCCCGCCCCGCTGCCGGCCGCCCTGCCGCCGCCGGAGCTCGGCGGCGCCGACACCGACCGGGACGGGCTCAGCGACGCGCTCGAACGCCGCCAGGGCATGGACCCGCTGCGCGCCGACACCGACGGCGACAACCTCACCGACGCGCAGGAGATGGTCACCTACCGGACGGACGCCCGCAAGGCCGACACCGACGGCGACCAGCTCAACGACGCGTTCGAGCTGGCGCAGGGCCTCGACCCGCGCTCGCCGGACAGCGACGCCGACGGGCACCTGGACGGCAGCCTCGCGCCGTTGCAGACCGACACCGACCGCGACGGCCTCGACGACGCCCTCGAGCAGGTGCTCGGCCTGAACGCGAGGCTCAGCGACAGCGACGCCGACGGCTTCAGCGACGCCCTCGAGGTGAACTCCGGGTCGAACCCGCTCGACGGGCGGGACAACCCGCTGCTGCACGGCACCGGCGCGCCCGACACCGCGCAGCCGTCCCCGCTGCCCGGCGGCGACCAGCTCGGCGCCGACACCCTGACGGCCGGCCAGCTCACGGGCGGGCAGGTCGGTGCCGGCCCGGTCGCGGGCGGGCAGATCGCCGGTCAGGTTGGCGACCCGGTCAACCTGCCATGA